Sequence from the Drosophila subpulchrella strain 33 F10 #4 breed RU33 chromosome 3R, RU_Dsub_v1.1 Primary Assembly, whole genome shotgun sequence genome:
tcctttttattttcccTTTTCCCGGCTAGCAGCCACCAGCCACCAGCCACCAGCTCCCAGcaatattttccatttcattTTCTGCGCGGTTGGCAGCGCGTTTAGCTTTGGCTGCATGCCTGACTGACTTTCAGTTATACCAaaagtatatacatttatatctGCACACAGAAAACACACAGCAGGGGCTAAGACATACAATCAGAAATGGGAAATGGCTAAAAAATGGTATGAGTTTAGtgcaaaatattaaacttaagcAATGAAAAGGAGGTTTAAAACATATGTATACCCctattttataagaaattgtatCCAAATGCCCTATTTCATACGAAACTGAAAAGTTCCCAAgatatgttttttataaaatagaaTTTCTCATTCTAGAATTTTTGAGACATTTTAGAAAACACTCCTTTTTTGAGTTTCatgattaatttaatttttcgaaTAAAAACAGAATGTTATCGTAGGAAATAAATGTTTCTTAGCCTTGGTCATAAGATTTTCCTGAATTATTCTTCGCTGCTCTCCGCATGTCCTTGGGTGTACCCTTATGGGTGTTATCTCCACCGCAATAGCAACTGAATTCCGGGAGAAAGGAGCTGGGGTTCCATGGGGGCTGGGGACTGGGGACTGACGCAACCCGCAGCCATTTAGTTTTATGTGCCCGTTCGGTTGGGTTATTGCACCTTTGACTCGGCTCCATCGCCATCTAAATTCGAGCTCCACCTTCGACTGGAGGTGTCACCCCGGAGGGCACATGGCCACAAAGCATTTCGCATGTGAGGgccatttattattatttgctttcgGCAAATGTGAACCCAAACCTCGGCCGCAAGTATTTCCTAATCAGGTTTTAACTACTAATAGGATTTCCGAGGTGGCGAATCGTAATTTACATGGCTTTGGCCGGGATACCCGAAGAATTGAATTGGAATCCAGAGCAAAGCTGCCGCTAATGTATTGCAGATTATGGCAAATCCCTCGGGCACTTCCCGTCCTTATCCCCAAAGTCCTGGTTCTCACACGTGTCCTAGCACTGAGTGGATCCGATGGAGACCCCACTGAGGTCCCTGAAGCGCCTGAACCGCTCGACCCTCCGCTGGCGGAGGTAGCGCCTCACCTCGAAGCCCACGTTGCACACCACCAGGCCCATCATGATGGCGGTGATGACCCCGGCGAAGATCAGCAGGAACCAGTGGAAGTAGCAGCTCATGGTCACCGGCTTGCGCAGCCAGGCGGTCCAGGATGCGGTGCACTGCTCCTGGACACAGCGCCCCCGGAGGTTCCTCACACACCCCTTGGCACAGCACCCGTTGGGGCTGAACCTGCCGCAGGTGGTGAGCTCGGCCAGGGGATGGGAGCAGTTGACCGCCTCGAACTCCCCCGAAATCCCCAGGACGAACTGGGCCAACAGGCAGCCCAGGGTCAGCAGATGGACCGACATTTTGCACTCTTGCAAATCACAGGTTGTAAGTCATGTTTTGAACTCTACAGAATTTTGGAAATAGTCAACGAAGGGTTAAGCCAGGGCTTACTGTACAAAAAAAGGTTTAGTTTTttctgaaaatatttaattttccatagAGCAAAGGTCAtgcaaattcaatttattCTTGGCTAAgctttaatataatatatttttcaattattatttttttttattatataatattaatacatttttcaaaACACAATATAGCCAAAAGaagtattaaattattaaaagtttgCTTTTACAAAGTTTGGATTAATaattatctttaatatttaaaattcacTTCGCTGTTTCTGGCCTTCAAAAATACCCAagttttggaaaatattagaTTGTTAAAAGCTTTATTCTGAGATTCACTCAAGAAGAGTATCAAATCTTGAAGTAAATACATGATTTTCACCCCTAGCTCACTCTTTTTCGCTGTTTCTGGCCTCCAAGAAGGCCCTAGCTGTTTCGGCCCTCTCCTGCGCCTCAATGgcctcctgctcctgctcctgcggATCCTTCGGCGGAATGTACTCCGGCGGATTCTGCTCCCCGGGACTCGGGATGAAGGGGGCATGTGGCCAGATGGAGGGCTTCGCCTGCAGCAGCCAGAGTTGGTCGAGCTGTTGCTGGAGATACTGAACCGCCTTCTGATGGCGACTGGCCATGGAGTAGGTGCATCCTAGCCAAACACAGGTGAGCACCACCGCGCTGGAGAGGATCAGCACCTTGGTGGAAAGGGCTTCCAGTGGGCTGTGGGAATTTTCGGAGATTGGCCGCTGCAATGCCAGTGATTCCCCAaacagcaggagcagcagtaATTTCAAAGCGAATATGTGTTGCATTGCTCGCAAATTGTTAAACTAAAGCTGTTTCCGTCGAGGGAGCCGGCTTTATAGAGCCCACTTATCACTGAAATGCTCCCTTGCGACACTAAAACACAAATCACCCATTAGGAACCCTTAAAAGTCTAAAGAAAACCATAAAAACAATTCATTGATAAATATTCAGAACAATTAATGTATAATTATTCTTGGGACCTATGACTTTCCTGAAATAAAATTAGCCTTGCCTATTaagtgaaataaaatatacaattaaattatatataataagaAGTTAAtaccattttcatttatattcatGTTACATCAGAAATGGATTTTAGAGTTTTTAGCCTTATAATTATTTAAGGCCATCAAAAAGTCGTCTCAAAACTATTTCCAAGTTCCATTTCTGCGTTGTTATAACTTTCAGTTGATTATTGAATTCCGCAGGGCTTAATAATTGTGGCTGCATTTCCGGGGGGAGGGGCAAGGCGTCTGGATCTTGATTGTAAGTGCCACATCAGCTCGCAATTCACTTGAAATCGAGCTCAAAGAGACCGTAAACCAAATCGGCATAACAAAGTGATTCTAATGTAATTCGTGATTTTGCATAATTATAaagttaataattaaaatggcTGCGTGCACGAAACCGAAatgaaaacattaaaatttaatgttgaTTTCGGTCTGTGCAGGTGCGCTGGTTATTTGGCATTTACAGGGTGGATTTACGAGGAGGGTCCCTCTATAGGCAAATAACTAATGCGTAAATATTAGCAGGCCCACACAAGCCGCCCCCCGGCCTCCCCCATAAATTTGAGACACATATGCAGTGCGTTTGTAATAAGCAatcaattattattattgaatttCGGGCATGGTCAGGTGCAAAAAGCGGGGGCGGTGggcagtgggcgtggcagctgGTCAACGCCACTAATGCGTCTAATGAGAATTTAAGCACACTTCAACCCTCTCGGTGCGATTTGAACCCAACCCCCTCGGAATTTCGGTATTTTGCGTGGATTTGCACAGCACACAAATAACCCCAAGTACAGTTGTGCTCGCTGcgaatgcaaatgcaaatacAATTACATTCCGAGCCCATTTAGCGGCATTTCGGTTTTGCTTTCATATATTTTCCAATTTGTTAGTCGAAACGGCACAAATCTGTGATTTGTGGTCGGGGCTCGGGATTTTGGCAGAGTGAGTGGTTGCCATACCTTTTTAGGGAGATGTTGGgaaaatatactttataatctaaatattttaacacaaaatatcaattataaaaacattttaaaaatgtttagtgtataaagtagcttagATTTTATCAGTTTTTAAGATGGGAGCTTATATAATCATTTTCGTAAAATACAACTTTTTTTCTGTggctttaatattttaaaattttaagatcACTTGGAAATTTCCTGTGGCAAATAGGCAATATTATTCttacaaaatgtattttataaaatttccaAGAGCTTTATAGTTTTTAAAGCCCATCAAAAATACCAAACAGAATAGACCCCTTCTAGCTTTCACTATAAGTGGATTCCAAAACCCCCGCAAATTCTACACCACTTAAATGGTGTTCGGTTCATGTGACCCTGCTAAACCGACATCGTTAatgataatttaattattgccCGGCATTTCGGGCTTTGGCGACTTACGCACTCCTGCGAACGAGAATCCTGCGGCCTGGCTAATTGCAGCAAATCTGCTTTGGGTCAGTTAGTCGTCCTTATTAACTGATAATTGCAATCACCTGGCTTTGGCCACCAGGTGGGCAGAAGGCGAGTGGCCCTCGGAGGTGGGCGCATAAAACATAAAGCGGGCAAAGCCGCGAATATCGCCATCCATTTCGAAGATACGGGCTGCAAACAGTGACATTTCCCAAGCGCGATAGGAACTTAACTCGCAAATGGATTCGGATGGGGCattgtaataataaaacaaaagtgTCAGCCAAAGATATCGCAGGATATGCGCAATCCATAttgaaaattgatttaaatttttaataggCATCAGGCAGACGCTTTGATAAAAGTGCCAGTACGCGGAATCGCACAATCGCGGGCTTACCTCGCCGGAAGATATATCCGGATCCGTATCCGGGGATCCGCAGATCCGCTCTCCTGACGGGGGCTCTAGTTAAATATGGAAACAATATCGCATCGAAATGCCAACTGAAATCGGCTGAAACTTGCAAGTGAATGCCGAACGCGATATGAATATCTATATGGCTATATGGCGAAATGGCATCCTGCATGCCtgcatttatatttgttttcggAGCTGTCAAATCATATTTTAATCTGTTTTGATTGCTGACTTTTGTGCGAGGGATTTGGCTGCAGCCCGACTGCTGCAGCTGCCACAGCGGAAATGCAGCGGAAaatattgcattttattttatttatgcagAAAAAAGGAGTCGAATTTATATGGAAAGCTCGTGCTCTTTTCCCGCCGCCCCCTCAGCCTTCGATTTTTCCGCATTTTCCGCTCGTGACTCCAGTGGCTGTGTTGTGTGCGCTTTCCATTTGTTTCATTTGATGTGCCAGAGTTAAGCAGTAAAATCCACTTTTTACGAGTTGTCCCCGGATTCCTCTGCCGGCCACTCCCCCTCAGCCCCGCCGCCCCTTTTCGGGAGCTTTGTGTTACTCATACGAGCGTAAGAAAAACCAGCGGCACGCATTCAGTCGCTAAAATTTGTCAATAAAATATAGAAGGCTAGAGGTGAGCGAGAAGTCGagagattttttaaaatcattgtAACAAAAACTAAAGGAGAAAactaaatattcaaaaataaacttgATCTTTGGTCATGAAAATCGATAGCCATATACTACGAGCAACAAACATAAGTATagttcctttaagtttcattTCTAGCTTATCAAAGGTGTTATAAAGTTTCCGTGATAGAAATCTATTTCTATCCTAATTCCCACCAATAATCTTATAAATGTCCCATATTTTGACAAGCGATCTAAAAACTACTTCAATGAaaatggctaaagaaggttCCTAATGAATTCAAAACTTATAATAACTTATTCTTGATATGTTTTTGAATACAAGAAAGTGATATATAAGATATGAGACCTAAACGCGAAATGAGATTAGTTATTCAATATTAAAGAATGCATTTCAGCGTAGGTATCCTCTGGATAATTTTCCCTGTTCACAGTTCTGTATCTTGTAATCGCAGGCAGTGGATATCATCACTAGCAGGTCCTTTTCTTCCCGTCTCGGTCTTCCCCAAGGATCCCCGCTTTCCACGCGGCTTTGGCAGTGACTTAAATACACATAACCATAGATGCCCTCGTCCTTTTCCCGCTCCTTTTCCTCGTCTAGATTGTCAACATATTAGCTTCAAATTGCTAAAGTTCTGCGACTTTTGCCGTTGCCTCATTTTCTCACGCACGCACATTGCTGCCCTCTCTTTCTGCCCACATGCTGCCTCTCTTTCTATCGCAAAGCAACCGTCTCTTTCTCTCCCAAAGCCTGTGGGCATCGCTGTTTAATGTGGTGTTGCCAACTATTTTAGCCAAAAGCTCACACGGGTTGCGCGGCCGGGTGATTTGCTTGCTTAGCTTAACGTGGCCTGGAATTTCAGGGGGCGGAAGACAGGGGGCGGGGCGGGGCTCTTCTCCGGCCATAGAGTCCGTAGTCCGTAGTCCGCAGCCCAACCATCCGGCTGTCCACTCCCATCTCCGGCGGAATGCTTTCGCTTTTGGCGTTGAAGCGTTCGGTTGACATTCGTGAAATCTCTTAAAATCCCGAAGGTCGTTGCCAGGGATTTTCTCAGATTTTGCTAGATTTAAATGAATTAGTTGCTTTGGCCGGGCTGGCCGATTGATTTTCTGACCTTTTCCGTTTTTTTTCTGGGCCGCAAGGGGGGTTTTTCCGCCGAGTGAGTAGGCCAAATGCAATTGGGCTTAAAAGCAATTGCAGCCATGACTCATCATTAGCTGCAGCCGTCCCCTGGATCCCCGGAACCCCATAACTCGCCCCTCGGAATGAGTACAAATGGGGGTTCCCCCGGCAAAATAATATGGATGAGGCCAAATTAGACACgcggggaaatggagaaaaatgTCCACTGCATTCTGCAAGTAATTAAAATATGAGAAAACAGTTTCAGCTGCCCCATAAAATATTCCGGAGTCAACAAAGGAGGCGAAGCCTCATGCATCTGCATTTTCCGGCTTTCCGGAGtgtggagatggagatggaggcCGCTCCTTTGCCGGTTGGTCAGGCTGGGGGGCTTAAAAAAGCATCAAATTTCATATTCAAAATGGCACTTTACATGTTCAGCATAATTTATAAATGCACGCAGCGCCGGAAGAGCAGAGACACCAGAGCCCGGCTACAACAAACATGAAATGTGCTGCGGTGGCAATATTTTTGAAGCAACATTGTCGACACTCCGGAAAAGGGGATTCAGCAGGGGCAGGGGGCGGGAAAGGGTGAAGGAGGCGGGGCAGGAGCAGGACATCGATGGCAGCATTGCTGTTGTCATTCGCCGCCTCTTTCTGGTTAAGGGTACTTCGAATATGGGGTCCAGGCTGATGCTCCTTTCTTCGGAAGCCAAATCTAAAATTGCGGTAATGGTTTAGGCATCAGGGATATCTagtttttgaccaattttcacaaggggttacatcacgttttttgcgaaaaatggtcaaaaaataaagtttttatttttattttttattttattacgaGCTCAACGCGGTATGACATTCAATATTTGGACAATGTTTAGCTTTGTTTcgatcaaaattttaactttttttggtGGAAAATTGGGACTTAACTTATGCGCAAAAACAGGAACTTTATCGTGTGCTTTTTAGCCGTAATTTCGATAAAGAAAGATCCTGAGCAATAGGAATGACTGTTTTGATCAGCTAACAACCAAAGCTAACGATATGCATCACTTTTGGGTAGATTTTCGGATATCTGCATTTTggtaattttttgattttttcataaggggttacatcacatttttttgcgaaaaatggtcaaaaaataaagttttcatGTTTGATAGCCAATTGATTGGGATTTTTATTACGAGCTCAACGCGGTATGATATTCCATTTTAGGACAATATTAAGCTTTGTTACGACTAACATTCTGACATTTTTTGGTGGAAAATTAGGATTTAGATTTTGCGCAAAAACTGAAACTTTTTCGTGTGTTCTTTTGCCGtcatttttataaagaaagtGCCTGAGCAATAAGAGTGACTGTTTTGATCAGCTAACAACCAAAGCTAACGATATGCATCACTATTGGGTAGATATTCGGATATCTAAATTTTGgtaattttttgatattttcataaggggttacatcacatttttttgcaaaaaatggtcaaaaaataaagtttctgGGCTTGAACGCCATTCGATTGGGAATTTTATTACGAGTTCAACGCGGTATGACATTCTATATTTTGACAATATTTAACTTTGTTTCGACTAAATTTCGgacattttttgtttgaaaattaggatttaaaatttgtgccaaaaaaatgaagctttttgtatgtttttttGCCGTAATTTCTATAAAGAATGTGTCTGAGCACTAAGAATGACCGTTTTGATTAGCTAACAACACATGCTAACGATATGCATCACATCTGGGTAGATTTTGGGAAATCTAAATTTTGGtcaatttttgattttttcataaggggttacatcacattattttgcgaaaaatggtcaaaaaataatgtttttaggTTTGAATACCAATCGAATGGGAATTTTATTACGAGCTGAACGCGGTATGACATTCCATATTTGGACAATATTTAGCTTTGTTTCGACCAaaattctgatattttttggTGGAAAATTAGGATTTAAAATTTGTGCCAAAAACAGGAAcatttttgtgtgtttttttgcCGTAATTTCTATAAAGAAAGTGCCTGAGCAACAAGAATGACTGTTTTGATCAGCTAACAACCTAAGCTAACGATATGCATTCCTTTTGGGTAGATTTTGGGAAATCTAGATTTTCGTAAATTTTGGACTTTTTCATAAGGGGTAACATCACAATTTTTTGGGAAAattggttaaaaaaaaaagtttccatGTTTGAtagccaatcgattggaaattttattacgaGCTCAACGCGGTGTGACATTCCATATTTGGACAATATTTAACTTTGTTTCGGCCAAAATTCTGAAAGTTTTTGGTCCATATTAGgatttgtttcaattaaaattccaTACTATCCCATTTCTTCTTTTATAAATCCAGATATGAAATCTGTAGGAGTACCTACTTTGAGTTTGGGTAAAGGTATTCCAGTTTCGTTTCGATTTGGCGACTCGCGGCCAGTTTATCCTGGTGTGGACGTTGCAAACAGCAAACATGCCGCAGTCCTGTTCCTGCCAGCCACTCCTGCTGCTCCTGGCCCTTCCCACTCCGCCTCCCCTCCGTTGAACCCTTTGTCCAAGGTGTGTGATGATTTTAATGGCCTCCGAGGAGCAGGGGTGGCGGGAGGGGCCTGGCCAACATGTTGAAAGGATTGCTGCGAGTTACGCCATGACCAGGCCTACACAGTGTCCTGCCATCCTGACCATTCCGACCATCCTGCCCATCCCGACCATTCCGACCCCTGGCCATGTCCTGCCACAGTTGATTGGCTGTTATTTTGGGTGTTGACGCAGCCGGAGGAGGCGACTGTTGAAATTTGCATATCAAAAACGGCCAGGACAGCCTCGcctctctgtgtgtgtgtgtgtgtaatgTCCTTTTGCAGGATCTCTGGCTGTGCCAGCGGCTCTATGAATTTATGAAcataatataaatttatttttgcaaacTTTTCATGTTTTTGTTTGGGCCACCGAAAATCTGCATGCCACACCCACAACCGCCCACATctgcccaccgcccaccgcccaccacGCCCACCAGGACAACAAAGGGATTGTTGTGTCAGTTTGCATATATGTGCAAGGATGCGCACATCCTTTTTGCATCTGTGTGCTTTCGAGCACGTTCCAAGTTTATTTATGCGTATGCAGAATacttaatgaaaatttaaatgtaaaagtTACTCGTAGATTGCAGGCtccggaaaatggaaaatgggagGATGTAATCGGTCAAGAGGAGATCTACTGCACCTTGGGGGCAAACGAATACCTAACCCATTCGAAATTCACAAAGCCCTGCCAGTTATGAATCTCCATTTGGATgcagaaaaatatttgaaattaaattgaaaggaAAAAGTGTATACAGCTAAGCCGAAGGCTGATCCCCTGAGTCCGGCTTCGAGCTGATTATGCTAATGCAATGCGACCACATGCCCTGGAAGACCGGGGAAATCTGAAACATTCCCTTACTCCTTTTAATGGAGCCCCGCCCGAGCAGACCATTCGATTTAGATGCAAATTCATCACAAAGCCGGACCCAAGAAAACAATAAAACTGACCAAAGCCGCAGTTAAACTCGGCAGACTCTGTTTAAATTAGATTTTTCTTGCCGGAGGAAAGTTCCATAAGTCCCCACCCACTTTCAAGATCCCCGATCCCCCATCCCCCACCAGAGAACCAAAAACATAACTCACAAATCCAATTGCCATAAATAAAAAGCCGGGCCAAAAAACTTTTGCCGGGCCAACAGCAGCAGTAACTCCATCAAATGATGTACAAGTTAACACATTTGCTGTATAAATCTTGTTCAGAAAGTCTAAACGGCGCACGAACAATTCTCGCAAGTCGAGTTATTCAAAAATCGCTTCTAAATTGGCCACCCCACCCCATGTGTACCCCCTTCTATAGGGGGGTTATGCCCCCAGCTGTATCTTTTTCAGCTTGTTTTTCTGTTTGTTGTTTTGGCCATGCAGCTTTCGATTGTGCACATTTATCTTGGGGCAGCTTATGCGAAAAGTTATGAAATATGCGCACGAGCGTCGCACAAATTGTCGGGGGGTTCGGTGGAAAAGCGGGAAAACGGGGTGTGTGGCTTATCTGGGGCGGGGTATTTCCCACTGGAGAGCCCCATGAAAACCTTGCTGAAATCTGCTGGCTCGTTTGCTTTACGACTGTCCGCGAATGCACTTGACACTGGTCGCAGGATAATCAAGTTTGTTCAGGATGACTCCTTGATCCGGAATAGTGAGCACACAGCCATATAGAGATTTTCCTCCTCTAAGTAAGCCATTCCCGGGAAAACCCACCCTCGCctggctgtgtgtgtgttaaaattaaataaaataaaattaaatgtatatAAAATTAGGTTAATGCCTTGGCAGCAGCATCCGCAGAAGGAAGCGCCCTTTATTTTATTGCTATGTAGATGAACCAACGCAGCAAGGCAGCGGGGAGGGGGTCCTGCGGCAGGATGGACGTTCACGCACCCCAGGCACATACgtacactgagaaaaatatTCGATTGCTTGGTTCCTTGAGCTGCCAGATAAGTAAATACTAGACTAACCACTCTAAAAATTTTTGTCCGAATAACtaaattcatttaaatatataaaatggtATTATGAATTCTAAAACAACTAACTCTTCAGCAACGAAACTTAAATTTTCGCTGCACAAACATCCACCACTCTATTCTAAAGCCCTTTATTAATAAAGGAAGAGTGATTAGACGAGTTTGCAATTTATCCCTCCTCTTACTTATTCaattatatttcaaaattttaaaattaaaatgtataaaatcaTTATGTCTTAAagctcttttttatttaatattcctGACATTACCAAACTTTATTTCTGCAAGTGCACCCTCTGCAGTGGAATTCCCCCTCCCAAAGGCCGCAAAACAGGCGACTTAAACAGGACTTATGGTTATCTTCGCATTTTATGGATATTGCGCCCGGCCCGCTTTCCAATGTGCTTTCTTTTTTCCACGGGGTGGCTGCCTCGAAATAAATGAAGTTACTCGCAGCCATATGTTTGCTAAATGCCGTATGTAAATGTCGTGGGGAAAACACTTTAATTTCGGCAAAGTACAAGGAGTGGGAGCGGAGACAAGGACATTCGAGGCATTAACTTAATGGCGCGAATGGAGGAAAAGCGAAAGTGTCGTGGAAAGCAGGAAGAGCAGGAAAAGCCTCGCTGAACTTGAGACAAATTAAAGGAAAATCAACTGCACTCGATGGAAAATTATGAACTGCAGCGGGGAAATTCGAATTGTTGAGgaatccaaaaataaaacgCGCCCCGCTGCAGCGAGTTAAGCCTACTTAAGCCCACGTTGCATGTTGCATGTTGGATGTGCCGCATGCAGCATTTGCCATGCAGCAGTTGCAGCCAAAACATAAAACAGCTCCAGGCACGGGACACCAAACTCGGCTGCCGCTGCACATTTGTCGAGCTGGCTAAGCCCACTTAAGCCCTAAAAAACAGAGCGGACAAAGACGGAGACAGCCGGGAAAGCGGGAAAATGCACGGGGAAACGGGCAGCGGACTCCCATGCATTCGTTTTTGGACTCTCGCCTTTCGATTTGACTTATGGGTTCGTTCGCTCCGCTGTCCGCTATTAATAGAAGCGCCCTCGTAATCTGCCATCATCCAGCGGAGATGCTGATCAAGTGGAGTGGATTGCGCCGAGATGGCAGGTTCCGCCGCAAGATGACAGGAGGCCACTGGAGGAAATAGACTTTACAAGATTTTTGGGGCCCTGAACAGtaagtattttaaatggattttataaattaaatatatatatttagtatCCATATGCCCTAAAAGGTGTATCCCATATTAATTGTAAACGGTTCTCCTAACTTATAACTCAGTATTCCATTAAAATAACTTATTTATATGTATTAAGTTAACATGGTAATCTTCCTATTTATTATTTCCTGTTTTGATACTGGCAGTTTTTAATATGGAACAAAAACCACAGCAACCACACACTTCTTACGAATCTAGAAGACTCAAGTAGCAATTTTCAAATACCTTCAGGCACACTTCCTCAATCATTTTCCCCATCGAAAAACCCGCTCTTCGATGAAAGTTATGAAGATTTCCCCCACCCTCCTAATTGGCATCAATTTCACGCCCTGCCAGCCCACTGGCCTCCGCTCAATTGTTTCATTTGAAATACGATCGCGCTGCCACAAATAGACGGCgggaaaattcgaatttacccCGGTTTCCACAGATTCCTGgactttttcaatttttggGTGAAATTGAAGCGTGACGTGGAGCAAATCACGGCACGGGCTGCTTCATTACTCCGCTGAGTTGTTGGGTAATTAGGAGAGCAGGAAGCGATTCGGGGATTAGGGATATTCAAATGGGTTTCAGGTCGGTTCGGCATCCTCCTCTGCCGGCAGGGAtaacaaacaaacaagaaaTTAAATCGTGTCAATATTTTGTGCGTACTCTAAGCTGGCGACACGCTCCATCGAAATGGAACGTGAGTGGTTCCGCCGGAAAATCACGTCGCATGTTCGGAATATCCAAGTCCTGAATCCTGAATTCCAGTTAAAGATACTCCCGAAAGAGTGTATATCTTCAAGCGGCAGTCGAGTGCCACCATTAAAATGCCATTCTGTGCGCCATTTTGCCGGATGCCGGAGTTCACCCCCATCGATCCAACCCCCTTTTCGCAGGGGCGGCGTGT
This genomic interval carries:
- the LOC119554372 gene encoding uncharacterized protein LOC119554372 translates to MQHIFALKLLLLLLFGESLALQRPISENSHSPLEALSTKVLILSSAVVLTCVWLGCTYSMASRHQKAVQYLQQQLDQLWLLQAKPSIWPHAPFIPSPGEQNPPEYIPPKDPQEQEQEAIEAQERAETARAFLEARNSEKE
- the LOC119554995 gene encoding uncharacterized protein LOC119554995, yielding MSVHLLTLGCLLAQFVLGISGEFEAVNCSHPLAELTTCGRFSPNGCCAKGCVRNLRGRCVQEQCTASWTAWLRKPVTMSCYFHWFLLIFAGVITAIMMGLVVCNVGFEVRRYLRQRRVERFRRFRDLSGVSIGSTQC